Proteins found in one Plasmodium malariae genome assembly, chromosome: 13 genomic segment:
- the PmUG01_13043800 gene encoding mRNA-capping enzyme subunit alpha, putative, giving the protein MISSIYRPGEKIENEFVKEKIRSKINEMLKWKRNGFPGSNPVSLTKHNIKNLFNKEYLICEKTDGVRYFLFIASNTTFLIDRNYEIFKNDMHIPTIEDLKIKQQLTLLDGELVEDTIFNIKKGIEQKKVVYLIYDALFIQRKDITNLSYLERLTNAYNYVITPLKLYKKKVQSNIVTSEDPVESLNDSLNVNKRKCISYTIKMNDKGESTLDINNSIHISTRHTKSSTQIHRESVHDDDDDSDNGSGGEHSNILCISDDQIHTRCDGGTSGSGANGMGSLEESSEQDTESTLDEWDCPFEIYLKDFYSITQICDLIQIAKKLPHTSDGIIFTPLHSPYITGNFYQLLKWKPLNLNTVDFGIETVYDENKLPNKFELFIAINGVRTSYKCYLAAYGDVYKELLELAMNNKISHYIIECYYVSKNIYSICKNDNSSEERIEGGWIAQKIRFDKSIPNDIKTLNKVIQSILDNITIDSLIKEIVRNRRAK; this is encoded by the coding sequence ATGATAAGCAGCATTTACCGTCCGggggaaaaaatagaaaacgAATTTGTGAAGGAAAAAATTCGATCAAAAATCAACGAAATGTTGAAATGGAAAAGAAATGGCTTTCCAGGTAGTAATCCAGTATCTCTAACAAagcataatataaaaaatttatttaataaggaatatttaatatgtgaAAAGACAGATGGTGttcgttattttttattcatagcTTCAAAtacaacatttttaattgatagaaattatgaaatttttaaaaatgatatgcACATACCAACCATCgaagatttaaaaataaagcaacAACTCACTTTATTAGATGGGGAACTTGTTGAAGAtacaatatttaatataaaaaaaggaattgaACAAAAGAAAGTAgtgtatttaatttatgaTGCACTATTTATACAAAGGAAAGATATAACAAATCTTTCCTATTTAGAAAGATTAACGAAtgcatataattatgttataactcctttgaaattatataaaaaaaaagttcagTCAAATATTGTTACATCGGAGGATCCAGTTGAATCGTTAAACGACTCTCTAAACGttaacaaaagaaaatgtatttCATATACTATCAAAATGAATGATAAAGGAGAAAGTACTTTAGACATAAATAATTCTATACACATTTCTACACGGCACACTAAAAGTAGTACTCAAATTCATAGGGAAAGTGTtcatgatgatgatgatgatagtGATAACGGTAGTGGAGGTGAACACAGTAATATACTTTGCATTAGTGATGATCAAATACATACACGTTGCGATGGTGGTACTAGCGGCAGTGGTGCAAATGGTATGGGTTCATTGGAGGAGTCTTCTGAACAAGACACGGAGTCTACATTGGACGAGTGGGACTGCCCTTTTGAAATTTACTTAAAAGATTTTTATTCAATTACTCAAATTTGCGATTTAATACaaattgcaaaaaaattACCGCATACATCAGATGGTATTATATTTACCCCTTTACACTCGCCCTACATAACTGGAAATTTTTATCAACTACTCAAGTGGAAACCACTAAATTTGAATACTGTTGATTTTGGAATAGAAACAgtatatgatgaaaataaattacctAATAAATTTGAATTGTTTATAGCTATTAATGGTGTTAGAACATCTTACAAATGTTATCTAGCAGCATATGGGGATGTATATAAAGAACTATTAGAATTAgctatgaataataaaatttcccattatattattgaatGCTATTatgtttcaaaaaatatttactccatatgtaaaaatgataacTCTAGTGAAGAAAGAATTGAAGGAGGATGGATAGCTCAAAAAATTCGATTCGATAAGAGTATTCCGAAcgatataaaaacattaaataaGGTCATCCAGAGTATTCTTGACAACATAACTATAGATTCGCTAATTAAGGAAATAGTGAGGAATAGGAGAGCTAAATGA